In Juglans microcarpa x Juglans regia isolate MS1-56 chromosome 8D, Jm3101_v1.0, whole genome shotgun sequence, the following are encoded in one genomic region:
- the LOC121243594 gene encoding 40S ribosomal protein S23: MGKTRGMGAGRKLKSHRRRQRWADKSYKKSHLGNEWKKPFAGSSHAKGIVLEKIGIEAKQPNSAIRKCARVQLIKNGKKIAAFVPNDGCLNYIEENDEVLIAGFGRKGHAVGDIPGVRFKVVKVSGVSLLALFKEKKEKPRS, from the exons ATGGG GAAGACACGTGGTATGGGAGCTGGTCGCAAGCTGAAGTCCCACCGTAGGAGGCAAAGGTGGGCTGACAAGTCTTACAAAAAGTCCCACCTTGGAAATGAATGGAAGAAGCCATTTGCTGGGTCTTCCCATGCAAAAGGCATTGTCCTTGAGAAGAT AGGTATCGAGGCCAAGCAGCCAAACTCTGCTATCAGGAAATGTGCCAGAGTCCAACTGATCAAAAATGGGAAGAAGATTGCTGCATTTGTGCCCAACGATGGTTGCTTGAACTACATTGAAGAAAAT GATGAGGTGTTGATCGCCGGATTTGGTCGAAAGGGTCATGCTGTCGGTGATATTCCCGGTGTTAGGTTCAAAGTCGTGAAGGTTTCTGGTGTCTCCCTCCTGGCTCTATTCAAGGAGAAAAAGGAGAAGCCTAGGTCCTAA